From a single Ailuropoda melanoleuca isolate Jingjing chromosome 12, ASM200744v2, whole genome shotgun sequence genomic region:
- the KCNK6 gene encoding potassium channel subfamily K member 6 isoform X1: MAPGSCGATSRSARGRIQMFSNLGSRDSREDEREGMEGMEEPPHPPFPTCWCPRSRRAGLRPLHTQHLALGRASVYQRRGVPPPPPLPFSLFLFGALAAAPRALPELKLGSGRLGGGGPRQRGRRGRWREQVAAGAMRRGALLAGALAAYAVYLVLGALLVARLEQPHEARLRAELETLREELLRRSPCVAAPALDAFVERVLAAGRLGRAALANASGPANASDPAWDFASALFFASTLVTTVGYGYTTPLTDAGKAFSIAFALLGVPATMLLLTSSAQRLSLLLTRAPLCWLTERCGWDLRRAARWHLGILLGVVVAVCFLVPAAIFAHLEEAWSFLDAFYFCFISLSTIGLGDYVPGEAPGQPYRALYKVLVTGSWGRRPEAGRPWPAADGPASRKLLYWTILDHKAMFVGFSRHCHQLSVLCCTCPRLPGAPPLPCSYSPPPFSIPSTLGSLAFLPPLLASPSFTDSICLSLSHSSSGAF, translated from the exons ATGGCCCCGGGGAGTTGCGGAGCGACTTCTCGGTCGGCCAGAGGAAGAATTCAGATGTTCTCTAACTTAGGGAGCCGAGACTCCCGGGAGGACGAgagggaaggaatggaaggaatGGAGGAACCCCCCCACCCACCGTTTCCAACCTGCTGGTGTCCTCGGTCCCGGAGAGCGGGGCTCCGCCCTCTCCACACTCAACACCTGGCGCTGGGGCGTGCCTCAGTTTACCAGAGGCGGGGCGttcctccccccccgcccctccccttttccctcttcctcttcggGGCGCTGGCAGCCGCGCCTCGAGCACTGCCGGAACTGAAGCTGGGCTCCGGGCGGCTGGGAGGCGGGGGGCCACGTCAGCGGGGCCGGCGGGGGCGGTGGAGAGAGCAGGTCGCGGCTGGCGCCATGCGGCGGGGCGCGCTCCTTGCGGGCGCCCTGGCCGCGTACGCCGTGTACCTGGTGCTGGGCGCGCTGCTGGTGGCGCGGCTGGAGCAGCCGCACGAAGCTCGCCTGCGGGCCGAGCTGGAGACGCTGCGCGAGGAGCTGCTGCGCCGCAGCCCGTGCGTGGCCGCCCCCGCCCTGGACGCGTTCGTGGAGCGGGTGCTGGCGGCCGGACGGCTGGGGCGCGCCGCGCTCGCCAACGCTTCGGGGCCCGCCAACGCCTCGGACCCCGCCTGGGACTTTGCCTCGGCGCTCTTCTTCGCCAGCACGCTGGTCACCACCGTGG GCTACGGGTATACAACGCCGCTGACTGATGCGGGCAAGGCCTTTTCCATCGCCTTTGCGCTCCTGGGCGTGCCGGCCACCATGCTGCTGCTGACCTCCTCGGCCCAGCGCTTGTCGCTGCTGCTGACCCGCGCACCCCTCTGCTGGCTCACCGAGCGCTGCGGCTGGGACCTTCGGCGGGCGGCGCGCTGGCACCTGGGGATCCTGCTGGGCGTCGTGGTGGCCGTCTGCTTCCTGGTGCCAGCTGCCATCTTTGCCCACCTGGAGGAGGCCTGGAGCTTCCTGGATGCCTTCTACTTCTGCTTCATCTCCCTGTCCACCATCGGCCTGGGCGACTATGTGCCCGGAGAGGCCCCCGGCCAGCCCTACCGGGCCCTCTACAAGGTGCTGGTCACAG GTAGCTGGGGCAGGCGCCCCGAGGCTGGCCGGCCCTGGCCTGCAGCTGACGGGCCCGCGTCACGGAAGCTGCTGTATTGGACCATCCTCGACCACAAGGCCATGTTCGTGGGGTTCTCGAGGCATTGCCACCAGCTGTCTGTCCTTTGTTGTACCTGTCCCAGGCTCCCCGGGGCACCGCCACTGCCCTGTtcctactccccaccccccttctccaTTCCCTCCACTCTGGGCTCTCTGGctttcctgccccctctccttgCGTCTCCTTCTTTTACTgactccatctgcctctccctcagccacTCTTCAAGCGGCGCATTCtag
- the KCNK6 gene encoding potassium channel subfamily K member 6 isoform X2 — MAPGSCGATSRSARGRIQMFSNLGSRDSREDEREGMEGMEEPPHPPFPTCWCPRSRRAGLRPLHTQHLALGRASVYQRRGVPPPPPLPFSLFLFGALAAAPRALPELKLGSGRLGGGGPRQRGRRGRWREQVAAGAMRRGALLAGALAAYAVYLVLGALLVARLEQPHEARLRAELETLREELLRRSPCVAAPALDAFVERVLAAGRLGRAALANASGPANASDPAWDFASALFFASTLVTTVGYGYTTPLTDAGKAFSIAFALLGVPATMLLLTSSAQRLSLLLTRAPLCWLTERCGWDLRRAARWHLGILLGVVVAVCFLVPAAIFAHLEEAWSFLDAFYFCFISLSTIGLGDYVPGEAPGQPYRALYKVLVTAYLFLGLVVMMLVLQSFRRLSDLHGLTELILLPSPCPASLSEAEDDRVDILGPQPEPHQQLTADSHPDYASIRR, encoded by the exons ATGGCCCCGGGGAGTTGCGGAGCGACTTCTCGGTCGGCCAGAGGAAGAATTCAGATGTTCTCTAACTTAGGGAGCCGAGACTCCCGGGAGGACGAgagggaaggaatggaaggaatGGAGGAACCCCCCCACCCACCGTTTCCAACCTGCTGGTGTCCTCGGTCCCGGAGAGCGGGGCTCCGCCCTCTCCACACTCAACACCTGGCGCTGGGGCGTGCCTCAGTTTACCAGAGGCGGGGCGttcctccccccccgcccctccccttttccctcttcctcttcggGGCGCTGGCAGCCGCGCCTCGAGCACTGCCGGAACTGAAGCTGGGCTCCGGGCGGCTGGGAGGCGGGGGGCCACGTCAGCGGGGCCGGCGGGGGCGGTGGAGAGAGCAGGTCGCGGCTGGCGCCATGCGGCGGGGCGCGCTCCTTGCGGGCGCCCTGGCCGCGTACGCCGTGTACCTGGTGCTGGGCGCGCTGCTGGTGGCGCGGCTGGAGCAGCCGCACGAAGCTCGCCTGCGGGCCGAGCTGGAGACGCTGCGCGAGGAGCTGCTGCGCCGCAGCCCGTGCGTGGCCGCCCCCGCCCTGGACGCGTTCGTGGAGCGGGTGCTGGCGGCCGGACGGCTGGGGCGCGCCGCGCTCGCCAACGCTTCGGGGCCCGCCAACGCCTCGGACCCCGCCTGGGACTTTGCCTCGGCGCTCTTCTTCGCCAGCACGCTGGTCACCACCGTGG GCTACGGGTATACAACGCCGCTGACTGATGCGGGCAAGGCCTTTTCCATCGCCTTTGCGCTCCTGGGCGTGCCGGCCACCATGCTGCTGCTGACCTCCTCGGCCCAGCGCTTGTCGCTGCTGCTGACCCGCGCACCCCTCTGCTGGCTCACCGAGCGCTGCGGCTGGGACCTTCGGCGGGCGGCGCGCTGGCACCTGGGGATCCTGCTGGGCGTCGTGGTGGCCGTCTGCTTCCTGGTGCCAGCTGCCATCTTTGCCCACCTGGAGGAGGCCTGGAGCTTCCTGGATGCCTTCTACTTCTGCTTCATCTCCCTGTCCACCATCGGCCTGGGCGACTATGTGCCCGGAGAGGCCCCCGGCCAGCCCTACCGGGCCCTCTACAAGGTGCTGGTCACAG CCTACCTCTTCCTGGGCCTGGTCGTCATGATGCTCGTGCTGCAGAGTTTCCGCCGCCTGTCGGACCTTCACGGCCTCACGGAGCTCATCCTGCTGCCCAGTCCGTGTCCTGCCAGCCTCAGCGAGGCTGAGGACGATCGGGTGGACATTTTGGGCCCCCAGCCGGAGCCGCACCAGCAGCTCACTGCCGACTCCCACCCTGACTATGCCTCCATCCGCAGGTAG
- the YIF1B gene encoding protein YIF1B isoform X2 has translation MHPAGLAAAGTPRQPSKRRIPVSQPGMADPHQLFDDTSSAQSRGYGAQRAPSGLGYPAASASPPAAFLADPVSNMAMAYGSSLAAQGKELVDKNIDRFIPVTKLKYYFAVDTMYVGKKLGLLFFPFLHQDWEVQYQQDTPVAPRFDVNAPDLYIPAMAFITYVLVAGLALGTQDRFSPDLLGLQASSALAWLTLEVLAILLSLYLVTVNTDLTTIDLVAFLGYKYVGMIGGVLMGLLFGKIGYYLVLGWCCVSIFVFMIRTLRLKILAEAAAEGVPVRGARNQLRMYLTMAVAAAQPLLMYWLTVPETINRDGHGVGSLSLARPPGRGQAGPGKRGGRGGARPVPYFATRRRPESRAKV, from the exons ATGCACCCGGCAGGCTTGGCGGCGGCGGGGACGCCCCGGCAGC CGTCCAAGCGGAGGATCCCGGTGTCCCAGCCCGGCATGGCCGACCCCCACCAGCTCTTCGATGACACGAGTTCGGCCCAGAGCCGGGGCTACGGGGCCCAGCGGGCACCCAGCGGCCTGGGCTACCCTGCAGCCTCCGCCTCCCCCCCGGCTGCCTTCCTGGCGGATCCCGTGTCCAACATGGCCATGGCCTATGGCAGCAGCCTGGCCGCACAGGGCAAGGAGCTGGTGGATAAGAAC ATTGATCGCTTCATCCCCGTCACCAAGCTCAAGTACTACTTCGCTGTGGACACCATGTATGTGGGCAAAAAGCTGGgcctgcttttcttccccttcctgcaCCAG GACTGGGAAGTGCAGTACCAGCAAGACACGCCGGTGGCCCCGCGCTTTGACGTCAACGCTCCTGACCTCTACATTCCAG CTATGGCTTTCATCACTTATGTCTTGGTGGCTGGCCTGGCGCTGGGGACCCAGGATAG GTTCTCCCCAGACCTCCTCGGGCTGCAGGCAAGCTCCGCGTTGGCCTGGCTGACCTTGGAGGTGCTGGCCATCCTGCTCAGTCTCTACCTGGTCACTGTCAACACTGACCTCACCACTATCGATCTGGTGGCCTTCTTGGGCTACAAATACGTTGG gATGATTGGCGGGGTCCTTATGGGCCTGCTCTTTGGGAAGATTGGCTACTACCTGGTGCTGGGCTGGTGCTGCGTGTCTATCTTTGTGTTCATG ATCCGGACGCTGCGGCTGAAGATCCTGGCGGAGGCAGCGGCCGAGGGCGTCCCGGTGCGCGGGGCCAGGAACCAGCTGCGCATGTACCTGACAATGGCCGTGGCGGCGGCGCAGCCCCTGCTCATGTACTGGCTCACNGTTCCGGAAACAATAAACCGTGATGGGCACGGCGTGGGCAGCCTCTCCTTGGCGCGGCCGCCCGGCAGGGGGCAGGCCGGGCCCGGGAAGCGGGGCGGGCGGGGTGGGGCGCGGCCGGTACCCTACTTCGCGACCAGAAGGCGACCCGAGAGCCGAGCAAAGGTTTAA
- the YIF1B gene encoding protein YIF1B isoform X1 yields the protein MHPAGLAAAGTPRQRKWPSKRRIPVSQPGMADPHQLFDDTSSAQSRGYGAQRAPSGLGYPAASASPPAAFLADPVSNMAMAYGSSLAAQGKELVDKNIDRFIPVTKLKYYFAVDTMYVGKKLGLLFFPFLHQDWEVQYQQDTPVAPRFDVNAPDLYIPAMAFITYVLVAGLALGTQDRFSPDLLGLQASSALAWLTLEVLAILLSLYLVTVNTDLTTIDLVAFLGYKYVGMIGGVLMGLLFGKIGYYLVLGWCCVSIFVFMIRTLRLKILAEAAAEGVPVRGARNQLRMYLTMAVAAAQPLLMYWLTVPETINRDGHGVGSLSLARPPGRGQAGPGKRGGRGGARPVPYFATRRRPESRAKV from the exons ATGCACCCGGCAGGCTTGGCGGCGGCGGGGACGCCCCGGCAGCGTAAGTGGC CGTCCAAGCGGAGGATCCCGGTGTCCCAGCCCGGCATGGCCGACCCCCACCAGCTCTTCGATGACACGAGTTCGGCCCAGAGCCGGGGCTACGGGGCCCAGCGGGCACCCAGCGGCCTGGGCTACCCTGCAGCCTCCGCCTCCCCCCCGGCTGCCTTCCTGGCGGATCCCGTGTCCAACATGGCCATGGCCTATGGCAGCAGCCTGGCCGCACAGGGCAAGGAGCTGGTGGATAAGAAC ATTGATCGCTTCATCCCCGTCACCAAGCTCAAGTACTACTTCGCTGTGGACACCATGTATGTGGGCAAAAAGCTGGgcctgcttttcttccccttcctgcaCCAG GACTGGGAAGTGCAGTACCAGCAAGACACGCCGGTGGCCCCGCGCTTTGACGTCAACGCTCCTGACCTCTACATTCCAG CTATGGCTTTCATCACTTATGTCTTGGTGGCTGGCCTGGCGCTGGGGACCCAGGATAG GTTCTCCCCAGACCTCCTCGGGCTGCAGGCAAGCTCCGCGTTGGCCTGGCTGACCTTGGAGGTGCTGGCCATCCTGCTCAGTCTCTACCTGGTCACTGTCAACACTGACCTCACCACTATCGATCTGGTGGCCTTCTTGGGCTACAAATACGTTGG gATGATTGGCGGGGTCCTTATGGGCCTGCTCTTTGGGAAGATTGGCTACTACCTGGTGCTGGGCTGGTGCTGCGTGTCTATCTTTGTGTTCATG ATCCGGACGCTGCGGCTGAAGATCCTGGCGGAGGCAGCGGCCGAGGGCGTCCCGGTGCGCGGGGCCAGGAACCAGCTGCGCATGTACCTGACAATGGCCGTGGCGGCGGCGCAGCCCCTGCTCATGTACTGGCTCACNGTTCCGGAAACAATAAACCGTGATGGGCACGGCGTGGGCAGCCTCTCCTTGGCGCGGCCGCCCGGCAGGGGGCAGGCCGGGCCCGGGAAGCGGGGCGGGCGGGGTGGGGCGCGGCCGGTACCCTACTTCGCGACCAGAAGGCGACCCGAGAGCCGAGCAAAGGTTTAA